The region TCTTTTTCATTTTTCGTGGCCAAACATTCTGCGTCGAGATACTGATTTTCAGATCGAGCGCAACGAGACTACTTTTCCATATACTTGTTCAGTAATCGACTCTTTACTCACTTGTACAAATAAGACCTGCTCCATTTCTTACACCACACCCAGTAGGCGATACTTCATAATCACACTCTGCAAGATTGTTGTTTTCTGTATACACGCAAATAAACAGACAAATCAACGAACGAATAACAAAAGTACCAAGTTGACCACTCACGAGTTTGTCAATGTCAGGGCCAGTGGTCATAATTATAACTCGTGCACTACTGACATTATAATTATTACCATTCTAAATAGTGGTTTCCAAATCACACATTTTACCAATTGGGGACAAAGCTGGATGCGGGTTCAAAATGGTCAGATAGAATGTGACTCAAGCCTTTTGACATGGTGAATAAGTTGTAAAATACACAGCACATGTGCTGCAGTACAGATAACCCTTTATAGGTTAAAAGTATTGGTCTCACAATATTTAACCcaaacacacaaacatgccACGACTCCCACCAACAGTTTTACTTGTATCTTCTCCTAGATACATGTTTGTCTTGTAAGGGCCTACACGAACATCCATCGGCGTCGTCTTATTATGACCGTGTGTAATGCGAAGAGTTATTGGTCTGTCTGCTGTCTGCCTCCACGCGACCACACGCCGAGGTTGTTGCACTGATTTGTCGATGTCAATTACATCGATAGAACGCAAAACTTACAGAAATTTGTTTACCAGAAATCATAATGCAATATTTGCAGTTAAATATAGCTGTTCCGTATCGTCGATAAAAAGGGTCACGATCGATGCCGGATTCTGCACGGGTTGCATCAATGCCTGAAAAGCAGTACTGTATTTGTCCAAACAATTGcgacccttaaaaaaaattacccatcATAGCTAAGTAGTCGAACTTGCATCTCATATTCGTGACGTAACGTAACAttacgtaacgtaacgtaacgcaACGTAGCGTGATAACTCAACAAGGCTGCTTTTCTTCTAGATTTTATTTCAGTTGACAACTGTGGTTGTAGTAAGAACAAAACTTAAACAAAGCTAGCATGCTGCctatggtagcgaggctgggaGATAATCCATGCGTAGGTTTTGGTTGCTCactataaataattaatttaatttagaTAACAACTTCCATtaacaaacaaatcattttttttggTACGTAAATTAGTAGTAAAGACAATGCAGCTACATGGTTGAAAACAATgataaaaagaacaaaacccTTTCTGCATCTGAATCGGTTGACTGATCCTGGACCAGCTGTTTCTTCGCCAAAAGAGTATATCCTGGTTTGTGAATAGCCCGTGTATCCCAGCTGACGGCAAGCTATAATACCATCTTCACTATTCCAGTCTCCATCACCACATACAGCAAGCCAGGCTTCACCGTCTATTTGGACTTCAACACGGCCTGAGTTAGGACTGCTGATTGGTCCACCGATGAGACGAACATCGGTTATTTCTAACCAAATGGAAACAAACATAGACAGGTTTTGGAACTTTAAATGTACATGCTGCAAAATTGTACCTTTccaattgaaataaaaataaacaagtgtAACTAAACTGCAAAGACATGTGCAACAATGGTCAGTCACTATTTCGTaatactgggggggggggggggggcgttgttTTCATAAAGGGCAATGCATACTTTTGTTACGCTCGTTTGTTTCCACACTAGTTTAAACATACGATAAACTAGCATGTGAATAGTTCTATTGACTTTTGGGACACCCACTTTCTAATTGTCCAGCAAATGTAGACTAATTGGCTGGATTATTAGCAACCAGGGCTACTCGTTATCTCTGTAGTCAAAGTAGTTCAAAACTCACCCACATATGAACATTACACATTattaaagtttaaaggcacctggaaatatatatttgttttcttcaaacattagagtatttattcctgaacaataaaataattttttgagtaattgttttgaacgatttataagtttaaaaaattaaataaagttgtgtgggggtgactccgcctaccccttttgtgacgtcaatcgaggaagactttgcctcgatcgaacatcgaacacacgtacgggcaagtacattcaagtcctagtcgttagtttgtacgttttgaaaaagtttttttcttgcatttttccggcaatgtcgaccaggtgtattgctgctggatgcagcaaaacaactaaagatggggtcagtttgcaagtctttgccagcgctgtgcagcaaacacttcgagccgtcgtgcttcggtaatccggaatacactacgcATGAAGAGAACAGTTCTTTTctaaacatgacgccatcccaacaatttttccagctaagtcaaagaaggtacctgaaagacgtaacgaaccaaaaggagcatttgcctaacgtaaaaaaaatcaggtattgtttcaactttgaggacatgtttttagcttgcgccaagcgtcactatggtgttttggcactgcatgcaattcatcgcgcctcgattgacgtcacgaacagcgccctctcgggtccttttttttcaaatttgtaaataacatggaaactaattgttttaaaccttagttaattgtttattcattattccactcatcaaaacacatatttaagtcacaaaagctttattttgacaaaataccacttccaggtgactttaacgagtttcttttattaaaaaaacatgatatcAGATGAAAATGGGCCCACGGCTAATGGCCACCCACTGTTGAAAACATACACACTTTGTACATCATGACAGTGTAATATTTGttccatttaaagacagtggacaccatttGTAAtgttcaaagactagtcttctcacatggtgtatctcaacatatgcagaaaataataatcctgtaaaaatttgagatcaatcggtcgtcgaagttgcgaaataataatgaaagaaaaaaccaattgtcacacgaagatgtgtgtgctttcagatgcttgatttcgagtcctcaattttaaatccgaggtctcaaaatcaacagctccccattactcgttacgaagtaaggttttatgctaataattattttgagtaattaccaatagtgtccactgcctttaatggtatCTTTTATATTGTGTTAGtaactgggcactattggtaattgtgaaagaccagtcttcttacgtggtgtatctcaacatatgcataaaatcaaacctgtgaaaatttgaattcaattaaaatttgaattcaattggtcgtcggagtttcGAAATAATAGtggaaaaaccacccttgtcacacaaagttgggtgTTATCAGATGCTAAATctaattcgtggacaattattttttctcgaaaactacgtcacttgagagggagccgtttctcccaatgttttatactatcagcctctccccattactcgttaccaagtaaagttttatgctataccgtgtgtctcaaaaatatgtatacacttttaaaatggctgccgaatgaAAAGTATATGATGACggaggaaaaggtttaggtgtatggacACCCTATGTTCTCAACTTTCACATGACActcacttttgtgaagggttgAAAATAaggctgcgcaggaattagccttccctttgtgagaggtaagtcctTTGTAGCTTACACAATTCAACCAAGATTTCGGCTACTTCAGGTCAATGGGTAaactgaagaataagtagccaaCATCTTTGACATTCCTGTTTTCAAAAAACCGTATAATTGAACAATCTTTGTACATAATCCCCATCTGattattaagaaaaacaaatgaaatgttcaactcATCTTACAATAACTGAAATGCGGgatgaaggtttttattcaaagtcacagatgttaaaaaacaaacacagtttgTAACATGGAAATTGCTACAAGTACCATCACACCATCGCTACTCACATGAAgacaccactgagtctaccaggGAAAGTTACAATGCTACAAGAACAAAAATGCATTTCCTATTCActtatgaatataaaaaaatggtttaataaaccataaacttcACTCAGCAAACCAAAACTGATCGTATTTGGGCATGAATTTATTACATCACCCTCAATTTTGTAATTTCTCAAATTGGATGATTATTTTCGAAATTTTTGGTGTgatatgaaagttgagaccataagctatccataaaCAAAAACCCTTTTCCCCAgaatcttttattttttattcggcagccatttcaaaagtgaatatttttttttgagacacccggTATAATTACCGATagttgtccactgcctttaaataataatggaaattacACCATaagacaaaaaatacaaaacgaaGGATGGTACATAGATCTGATAATGCGTTTGCATAGGCATATATTTATGATTGTTTTATTAACAAACGATGAATTTGTATTTACCTGATCTTACAGATACAACTCCATGTAGCACAATGCACAAAAATATGAGCAGCATGCCTGTATGAGAGCTCGCTTTGGCCATttctataattatttgaaacacaACGACGTCGTCAAAATAAAGCTAATCAACCAAACGGTGTACATTTACACACGCACACAGTATAATAACCAAGCTCCATATAGGATCAAACCAAACCAGCAGGAACAAGACATCCGGTAGAAGTGCGTATCAGGATGTTCCTGAATAGACCTGCTGCTTCTATTTATATCCACAGGATCAGCAAGTTGCAAAATAACCGACTATTATTGAAGAATGTCTCGTTCTCAGTTCGCTGTAGGTTGGAGTTCAGCCTCCTAAATTACCTTTTGAGTCAACTTACGAGATAAATTACCAATTGACCATTGGCCTAGATAAGCCACTTGTACGCTATTGCCGGCCACTCAAACGCACATGTTACTAGTGCGCTAGTAGCAACTTGCGTTTGAATGGCTGGCATTGGTGATTATTTAACGTCAGATTTCCTTGATGACAACATGAAAGTTTTCGGACAAAACCAAATTTTGACGTGTCCCACGAACGGCTATAAATGCACACGATTTTTCCCAAATCCCCAAAAGTATCACATTTAAAGAAAAAGCCCCACTATAAAAATACTTCACTAAACAAAAAAGCATATctccccccctctctctctctctctctctctctctctctctctctctctctctctctctcgagtCCATTATGGCATAATCCCTATTGCTAAACCAATGTTACGAACAAGTCAATcgagtacatgtatacctttTATGAAActtgtattacatgtacacatgtccTCCTAATTCAGCAATACCATCCCATCAACCACTGATGTGCACTCCTTTAGGTTTCAAGAGTCCCTTGTAAATCAGAACGCATGTCTCTATATGCCTACTTTGACAACATCAACACCACCAGGAAACGCTTTTACTTCAGGAAATAACGTGATATAACGAATAAAGGAAACAAGAAACTTCAGTTAGAAAGCAACATTATTTTAACGCTGCTGTTGAGGCAACTTGTTTGACTGTTAGTTGCTGATTCAAGTACGGAGTACTCATTTTCAAACCAAACTGAATGAGCATTCTGTTGAAactggccgggaaaacctacaTGCCtttgaagaaggtccggtttggatcgaaagatAAGACCATCTACCCAACTAAGTAGTTTAATTAAGTACATGCTGTTAACTAATCAAGTACCACTAGGGAAACAACCGCAGTGATGTTTTGATCAGCGAGCGCCTGAACAGTGGCAACATTAAAGGGGGTACAGGGTGCAAAATTTATTCTAAGGGGGTGCtataaaaaaagggggggggtataaacatgtttttgtttttttcgtttgCACTCTTGTTCAATAATCAAGAACCTTGTAGTGCTTTTGTTATGTTATTAACATTTTTAATGAGATAATGACTTGACTGTAGAACGAaacgaaggggggggggggggtggcacaaaataattaacatGAGGGTCGAATAAGGAATAGTAGTTTTAActgcgtttaaaggcagtggacactattggtaattactcaaaataattattggcttacAACCTTTcatggtgacaagtaatggggagaggttgatggtacacaaaattgtgagaaaccgctccctctaaagtgccatagttttcgagaaagaagtaattttccacgaatttgatttcgagacctcagaagtagagcttgaggtctcgaaatcaaccatctaaacgcacacaacttagtgtgacaagggtgttttttctttcattgttatctcgcaacttcgatgatcgattgagctcaaattttcgcatgtttgttattttatgcatatgttgagatacaccaaacgtgaaggctagtctttgacatttaccaatagtggacactattggtaattactcaaaacaattatcatcacaaaatcttgattaccagtaatggggagaggtttatagtataaaacattgtgagaaacagctccctctgaagtgacgtagttctcgagaaagaagtaattttccacgaatttgatttcgagacctcaagtttagaacttgaggtctcgaaatcaagcatcagaaagcacacaacttcgtgtgacaagggtgtgtttttctttcattaatatctcgcaacttctacaaccgattgagctcaaattttcacaggtttgttattttatccataagttgagatacaccaagtgagaagactggcctttgacaaatgccaatagtgtccactgtctttaactcaaGTCTACATCAAACCTTTTAACAATTAACAAATTCAAAGTCATCAATGTGCATCAGGAGGTAAACTGTAATATACATTCTCCATTTCTGAATTATCTTTAGCTGGTTCCGTGGTGTCTTGTTTACAAGCATCTTTCATGTATTGGTTACCAGCGTTATTTGTGTTGCAATCCCCTATGAACTGTGGCGGTGCTACATATGAGTACTCATTGTCTTCACTTGAGCGTCCAGCTCGAGTGAGCTGTTGGTTATTGTTCTTGACAGTAGAAGGTTTGTGATTATATTCATCAAGTGTAGAGTACTCAGCCTCTTCATCTGCAGCATTGTCTGTATTATCTCTCGGTGAGGGTTCGTCATAGAGTTCCAGATACTCCGGTACATCACTTGGTGATGGGTCTTTTGTCTGTAGGGTTGTGTAGGGTTTCTCATGAGCATCAAGAGTTGTGAACGGGTCAAGGTCTTGGTATTCAGTGGCACCCTGTCTAGAAGGAGTGGCACCCTGTCTAGAAGGTGTGGCACTCTGTCTAGAAGGTGTGGCTTGGTATCGGGGATTAATCGGTTCAGAGTACGTTGTGTGTTGTATCTCAGGCAACCTGGAGCTGGCACTATTTCCTGCTCTTCTCCTGGTTGTAAATAATAACAGGGCATTAGTTTGTTTGTAGGGTGTCGTtgccgagcggataagaacagcatcgaactcaagctctggtgtttctgttcataagagtgtgggttcgaatcccggtcgtgacacttatgtccccGAGCAAGAAACTATAATTGCGTCTctctacccaggggtaaatgggtacctgtgagggcagagatggttattgtgattgatttagccatgtagcgcatataattgtcgcacaggctgtatactccccagggagctgagatggtttaaggaatgatttaaggcccagtgaccaggggtaataatgtcggaagcgctttgaaaGATTAGCCttttaagttaggaagagttttgtgaaatcgacggctggggtAATAAGGTGAAGCGCTTTAGGACACCCTTCGGGCGTGAACAGCGCTCTATAAAAACTaaactatcattattattagaGTAGGGTGGAAAAGACCAACGACCACACTCATCCCTCACGTGACATAGTCTCAGTTAAGTTAAATTGACTTGAATGGACTTTTTTTAGTCGATAATATTTCTCATTCATGACAAAACGATGCAATCTGATATCACGCTGTGATTGCATCCACATGTACATAGACAATTATGTACACTAGGCCATGAGATACAACTTGCATTGTTTCAAGTtgttagtaaactcactgcaaGTGCTAATGATAATAATGGGGgccaaatattaataacaaacccccaaacaaacaaataaacaaacacacacaaaacaaaccaatgtTTCCAAAACACCCACTTACCGTTTACGTCTCACAACTATTACCATAAGTCCGAGGAAAGAAACCACCACCAAGCATGCAACGACTATTCCAGCTATTGTCCCTGCAATAAAAGAAATAGTCCAATTGAGAACAGTGTTTGTACACTAAAACCAAAAAAGTGCAAACTAGAACAGCGAAGcagctgccatggcgagctgtcaatcaccagatagaaccaatggctgacagaaaaagaaaagaaaaaaggatttGGTCGACTGATTGTCAAAGGGGTGGGGACATTGACAAGTATTACTACACTtcaggttttcattgttttagctatTTTTAACAAGTAAGCAGCAAGACTTGTTTAAAGTTTTAACAGAATAGTTACatattaaagcaatcgcacaacatcggtaaacagtattgtccaaaagccgacacttcgtgtttcacaaattatacataaaataacaaacatgtgaaagttaaggctcaatcggtcatcggagtcgggaaaaaataaagGGGAAACCCCCACTTGTTTCCagacgtttcgccgtgtcacaaCATGTGTTAAACATAAATCcgtattctcgatatcgagattttataattgttttctcagaaagtaaagcatttcatggaattatatttcaaggggggtctttcaccattgccttctgtaaaccctgtaaagttatttgtaaatctgtcaacttttaatttctGTTCTCTGcagaaagtgtccactggctttaaacaaatttatttcaaaattttcctattttaatttttagatTAACTCTTTAAAATCCAGAGGTCAATGTTTTAGCCCGAACAAATTATGACATTTTGattattccaaaaactttaacatattttttattccaaaaacttccAATATTATTGGAAAACATAGCTGAAAATTACTAACAAAATGACTCGCAATTACATGTAAAAATTTTACTTGGGCTTgtacaactcaactcaaagactgAAACTTAACCAAATCTGAACACGGAGGACAGACGAACGGACAACGCCAGACGGAAACTGGTATTAGACAGGCTCGCACGGCTTCGCAGCTCGCCAAAAACACAGATAGTTCAAACGCCCCAGTTCCACTGTTTTTCAAGTATTTTCAATAGTACTtaccatgtacaatgtaataattattgttttctgCACAAACTACGGAGGCACTAAAGGGACATGTTCAACATAGAAATTACCCGGCACAATTATTTTACGGATGCGAAGTATTTGTAAAGTTTTACGTAAATATTTTAATGCGACCGCTATTTTCATAATGTAGCAAACTGTACCTGATATTGAGGCGCTGTTATTTCCATAATCCTCTCTGGGGTCTTGTGTGGTTAAGGACACCATCGCTgttaattaatacaaaataataaaacaattgttttattggtTCCTTGCTAATTGCTGATAGCGAAGTATAATAAATACACTTTAAAAGCTCAAGGGTCAGATTTTTGACCTGGCCTTTggtgaatttttgtttaccctttcCAGGTCAACACTTTTTTTGGGACATCAAAAATGACCCTTTTCCGGGCCATATTCTGACCCGGAACTCCAGGTCACGTCAACTCGGAATTTGTCAGGCCCCTCGTGACTCGGAATCCTGGTCAGATCTGACCCTTCCTAGGTCAGATCTGACCAGGGTGTGTTTAGAGTGTATTGCACTGGCGGTCATAACTGACATAATCTGGACTTACATTGACAGTATGGCGTTGGATTATCCCACTGTGTTGTCTGTAGGGTATCTCCAAGAACACATCTCAGCAAATCTTCTCCAAAAAGCTCAAATCCCTCATTACAGTAAAAGCTAATGTTAGATGCATAACGAAACGGCCCAACACCAGGTGAACGCCCTCCATTTATCGGACTCAATAGATCCTCACATAGGCCAAGCGTCACTGAGGATGATTGAGAGTTTAAATTAAAGTGACTTTCAATATTTCCGGAGAGAAGAAAAACCGGAGGGGCCGGTTTGTAGGACATTTGGGTCTGACAAAATGGTTTGCAGGACATTAGTCGAACGTATTGGCTCATCGGACACAATGGTATGGACCAGTGAGTTGTAATGGGTCGGGTATCATGgttcaaatattaatttgtttgatatAATAAGCTAAAGTATTACGTCTCCTGCGCCCAGGATTTGAATGCtggaaatataaaataaaataagcagTAAGCAGTAAGCAGTAAGCAGTAATTTAAAACTGTTTCGTTAATACAAGCATGTGACAGCTGAAGCTCACAGGTgttaagacaatggacactattggtaattgtcgaagaccagtcttctcacttggtgtatctcaacatatgcataaaaataacaaacctgtgaaaatgttgactcaagttgtgagataataatattgaatataaaacacccttgctacacgaagttgtgtgctttcagatgcttgatttcaggacctcaaaatctaattctgaggtctcaaaatcaaattcaaatattttagggaaaattacttctttctcgaaactacgtcacttcagagggagccgtttctcacaataagttatactatcaacagctctcaattgcttgctaccaagtaagtttttatgctaacaattactttgagtaattaccaatagtgtccactgcatttaaatatTATGGTGCAATCGAACTAATCTTTTTATTTCCAATGACGCATGTATGTATCTTTAAAATGTAATGCACTTACAGTTATAGACAGATAGTGTTGCCCTGCCTCCACACACCTCATCATTGTTTCCAGAGCACTCCACATTACAGTCTTTGTCACGTTTTTGACTTCTTTGATTGATGTTGATTTCATCGGTCCCACAATAACATTGATTTCCACGTGTTAGCCCAGCAAACCTCATTTGTTGTTGCTGGCAGTGGTCTAAGCATAACCCAACGGTCATGTTCATGGCTGTTAGGGCGTTGTCATAATTAAATACTGGAGTGTTTGAAGGATTATTGTAGCATCCTATAAAACCAGGAactgtttaaaaagaaaacacagaaaCTGTTAAAACAGCTGAAACCGCTTTCAGTGATGCGTAACGTCCTGGTAAAATGTTGTCGCCCATACATTAATTATGTATATGCAACTAGAACCACAGTTATTCAATGGTTACTATCAAAACAATTTTATCAAGAACAAAAATTTGCAGTTCCCCTtgcattttcaaatttttttcagCATTaacatacacatttttttattaaaacctttatttacacaaaatttGTAGTTAagcttgttttaatttatgaaaaCGATATCACTGGATCATgcattaaaataattgttgtattattcctttttttttgggggggggggacacacaacGAAGACAACGAAGTATAATAGCACAGTTACAGTGATATCATACTTCGTTGTATATTCTGTGCGTTTTCCAGCACAAAAGTAGCTATAGGAAACATTCAAACTTTACCTTTAAAGATAATCCAAAATATGTGAGAATGCAACCAATGTTGATCCTCATAATAATCCTTATTTATTGAGGCCCATGGTGCCGGTTTTCAAGTTTTCAAGTTTTCTCTGACTTGTATTAAAGGTGGTAAAAAGAGAGGAAATATCCACAATCAACCCGAAAACAGCCATACCCAGAGAATGAACCAATGAGCATTGTTATCCTGGAAGATATTCACAGGGTTCATGATAAGATGGTGTTCAAGATGCATAATGGgtatttgtatattatacacGTAGTTtcatgtttgtgatttttttaaataacaatttattgaatgaatgaattaatttttttgagatttttgaatttaaaacaattaactGTAATTCCCGTTGCGCCGTCTGCAGTTTTAGGAATACGTGAATTAAATGACATATAGGTTGGTTGTATCTTACCAGTGCAAATGAGTCCAGCCACACCAATCATACCGACACACCTAGATGGTTGTTCAACGGGCGCGTTATCACATTGTCCGAGATTGGGTTCATCTTcaataaaacaaagcaaaaaccataaaaacacaaacattgatTGGTCATCATAGCAATcaaaacatacattgtacataaacaCGGCATTTCATAAATTTAGTCATTTCATAAACAATCAAATTATTCCCCAAAATTCATGATTTTGCGTAATTCGTAAAATCTGTGTGCCTTCAGAAGAAACTGATCCCCAATTTGGAAAACAACAAATCCTGTATTTTCACTGGAATGTTGACTTACTCCCACGGCAACCAATCTCTCCAAGTGATCCATTATTAACTGCTTCACCGAAGTAGGAGCCTCTCCGAGCTCTTGCGAGACCGGGGAAACCAAGCTGTCTGCAAGCTACCATCGCGTCGTTTGCTCCCCAGAAATTGTTATCACACACATCCAACCAAGTGCCATTCGGCTGCTGTACTTCCACGTTGCCGGAATTTGGTGCACTTGCCGGGCCACCGAGTAGCCGTATGTTAATGAAATCTGTCACAGTCATACAAATGcaataaaccattaaaaaaattcagttgtttatgcatttttatataaaatttacTAATCAGAACGATTTTaatgtttgttatgttatgttttaGTGCTGATATAGAAAGCATTCCAACGGCATGGTCGGGGTCAGCCTAGCtaatgggcagcgcgccgtatcgccCGCTTACTGCGTACAagggaaactccgatccgtCACTTTGATTGGCTAGAATTgagcaatgcattgtgggaacgAAAAGAAAATGGTGCTGCAAGAACGTACATCACTGGGAACGAATTTGATCCATGGTGTCCCGGTGTGGacttaatgggtgcgttcgtttagcttccctgggtcaaccccggtgtgtggtgttttttccccaggacgaacgtgggtaataatattatctgcacacgttcgtcctggtaaaaaaaaacgccacacaccggggtctcccagggaaactaaacgaacgcacccaatagtAAAAGAGACTTCCGCCACTGACCAATGTACGGTGGCTGATCTTCGCcaacaaataaacactttttcagtggggcgttataacgccctatacggcgttataacgccgtaaattagggcgttataacgccctatttttacggcgttataacgccctattacTCAATTaaggcgttataacgccgtaaattagggcgttataacgccctaatagGGCGTAATAACGCCctatacggcgttataacgccctaactTACGGCATTATAACGCCCTAAAGTACTACTTATCAAAAAATGTCATTCAAATTGATAcgtattttaaaaaccttttaaagtcACACGTGGTCTCCGACCCCTTTCATACTCTTTGTATGACCGTGATGAGCATGTTGAACATGTTGGGCAACTCGTATTAGTTGTAAataaggagcacgttgccttggatcggacgagttgatctataaaaagcgtttgtaaccgtttgttataaaatgcacatgggtagaaagatgttttaaaagtagaacacaatgatccatacaaatttgcctcgaagttgcgtggttttcc is a window of Asterias rubens chromosome 21, eAstRub1.3, whole genome shotgun sequence DNA encoding:
- the LOC117304779 gene encoding uncharacterized protein LOC117304779 — protein: MRRPLTITMVPAYIVGVVYCMVAFVLAQEREDFINIRLLGGPASAPNSGNVEVQQPNGTWLDVCDNNFWGANDAMVACRQLGFPGLARARRGSYFGEAVNNGSLGEIGCRGNEPNLGQCDNAPVEQPSRCVGMIGVAGLICTVPGFIGCYNNPSNTPVFNYDNALTAMNMTVGLCLDHCQQQQMRFAGLTRGNQCYCGTDEININQRSQKRDKDCNVECSGNNDEVCGGRATLSVYNLTLGLCEDLLSPINGGRSPGVGPFRYASNISFYCNEGFELFGEDLLRCVLGDTLQTTQWDNPTPYCQSMVSLTTQDPREDYGNNSASISGTIAGIVVACLVVVSFLGLMVIVVRRKRRRAGNSASSRLPEIQHTTYSEPINPRYQATPSRQSATPSRQGATPSRQGATEYQDLDPFTTLDAHEKPYTTLQTKDPSPSDVPEYLELYDEPSPRDNTDNAADEEAEYSTLDEYNHKPSTVKNNNQQLTRAGRSSEDNEYSYVAPPQFIGDCNTNNAGNQYMKDACKQDTTEPAKDNSEMENVYYSLPPDAHLYFDDVVVFQIIIEMAKASSHTGMLLIFLCIVLHGVVSVRSEITDVRLIGGPISSPNSGRVEVQIDGEAWLAVCGDGDWNSEDGIIACRQLGYTGYSQTRIYSFGEETAGPGSVNRFRCRKENNNLAECDYEVSPTGCGVRNGAGLICTKPDFHGCYSNKKNSIFREVAFTDDKMTITLCLNYCRSIEGMVNAGLGKGKQCFCGDGTISLRSQKKDSDCKVPCKGDSDEVCGDKSNVSVYDVHLGFCPDPGVSTNSHRTTTETSYRYGVLVQFACGEGFELVGAHSIQCLFDNTANQAIWTESPPNCTEVVPTGDVEVNVPTRTTVQGITPTKAATSQDPTTVMMKLDTIGTTLTLGITEQEEIVYDTTMLTLTTVKTGTKDSKYGTTMLTLTTKISENEQQFTPKLVGQGDLTTGATVGLAVGIPLLLACLGLLVFVLMKRSCASGKRNPRRRKDTTIHFQQNSAIYENPLSPIEPHLYQLVKEQSKPEYKNINIAVESLNFNCTQDVLLNSPNQTDIKTLSDPYYLELDVKPESQHKIATQSLAVSHEETNVDEDGYLALLHESIEKTTPLNDTVTSNHNQGGRLQAECLQAPVMVHHNDETDYSTVDDNSYQDLNEPSSGYTTLNITQHKSMDNLDTEYFVIEESVNNKKGNVHGGRAEASGTNKPGQIQENVTDVGDGEYLNSVDPSHYMEVI